A portion of the Staphylococcus felis genome contains these proteins:
- a CDS encoding IS3 family transposase (programmed frameshift): MTRERRTFSPEFKLQMVKLYENGKPRNEIAREYDLTPSALGKWIKQHQNTGSFNHQDNLTNEEKELRKLRKENQQLKMENDIFKASSADHGTKIDVIRKNANKYSVSAMCKVLQISRSSYYYEINKSPNVEKDDRDKEISDKIIEIFNSNRKCFGTRRIKNELIKNGLNVSRRRIGRIMKANKLVSSYTTSKYKSFPSRSSEREINNELNQSFNRKEPLEVLVSDLTYVKVAGKWHYICLFIDLFNREIVGHSAGSKKDSTLVSKALSSIRHDLRDVQMFHTDRGKEFDNHMIDDVLDTFGIKRSLSMKGCPYDNAVAESTFKALKTEFIKQYDFKSINHLKLELFDYVNWYNNIRPHSALNYLTPKAYKDSFYKNCLEIC; the protein is encoded by the exons ATGACAAGAGAAAGAAGAACTTTTAGTCCTGAATTTAAATTACAAATGGTAAAGCTTTATGAAAATGGTAAGCCTAGAAATGAAATTGCTCGTGAATATGATTTAACACCTTCGGCGTTAGGGAAATGGATTAAGCAACATCAAAATACTGGTTCATTTAACCATCAAGATAACTTAACTAATGAAGAAAAAGAACTAAGAAAATTACGTAAAGAAAATCAACAATTGAAAATGGAAAATGATATTT TTAAAGCAAGCAGCGCTGATCATGGGACGAAAATAGATGTCATTCGAAAGAATGCCAATAAATATTCAGTATCAGCAATGTGCAAAGTCCTGCAAATCTCTAGAAGTAGTTACTATTACGAAATTAACAAATCACCCAACGTTGAAAAAGATGATCGAGATAAGGAAATTAGCGATAAAATTATCGAGATTTTCAATTCTAATCGCAAATGTTTTGGAACAAGAAGGATTAAAAATGAACTTATCAAAAATGGTTTAAATGTCTCAAGACGACGTATAGGACGCATTATGAAAGCAAATAAATTAGTATCTTCTTATACGACATCGAAGTATAAATCATTTCCTTCTCGCTCAAGTGAACGCGAAATCAATAATGAATTAAATCAAAGTTTCAATAGAAAAGAACCATTGGAAGTTCTTGTCAGTGATTTGACATATGTAAAAGTGGCTGGAAAATGGCATTACATATGTTTATTTATTGATCTTTTTAACCGTGAGATTGTTGGGCATAGCGCAGGCTCAAAGAAAGATAGCACGCTTGTATCCAAGGCACTTAGTAGCATTAGACACGATTTAAGAGACGTACAAATGTTTCACACTGACAGAGGAAAAGAGTTTGATAATCACATGATTGATGATGTACTAGATACCTTTGGTATCAAAAGATCTTTAAGCATGAAAGGATGTCCATATGACAACGCAGTAGCTGAAAGTACATTTAAAGCGTTAAAAACTGAATTCATTAAACAGTATGATTTTAAATCTATTAATCACTTAAAACTCGAATTGTTTGATTATGTTAATTGGTATAACAACATTCGACCTCATAGTGCATTAAATTATCTGACGCCGAAAGCGTACAAAGATAGTTTCTATAAAAACTGTCTAGAAATCTGTTGA
- a CDS encoding sugar-binding transcriptional regulator: MKYMIQVQQKIVPDLIDKMYRRYSILTTIQQLQPVGRRTLSDVLKLTERVLRSETDLLKTQGLILVKSTGMTLTSEGIDIVHQLNEYFNQYSDYHHLAQLIKHQYDIKEVYVVPGDSDIDSNVKVEIGRVAGQSLEKRLHKHAIVSVTGGSTMASVSESMSPLPYEVLFVPARGGLGENVVFQANTICSSMAKHTNGSYTTLYVPEQVSDKTYDNLLSEPSVVQTLNRIRESQFIIHGIGDALKMAKRRQSSKEVIDKIQHHHATGEAFGYYFDQEGNIVHKVKTIGIQLEEVQSKPHIFAVAGGSSKGCAIKAYLQIAPKNTILITDEAAAKMITEK; encoded by the coding sequence TTGAAATATATGATTCAAGTACAACAAAAAATCGTGCCTGACTTGATAGACAAAATGTATCGTCGTTACTCGATTTTGACGACTATCCAACAACTTCAACCTGTCGGAAGACGTACTTTAAGTGATGTTTTGAAACTGACAGAACGGGTGTTGCGTTCTGAAACAGATTTGCTCAAAACACAAGGACTCATACTAGTCAAATCAACTGGTATGACACTTACTTCAGAAGGTATTGATATCGTGCATCAACTCAATGAATATTTTAATCAGTATTCTGATTACCATCATTTAGCACAATTAATTAAACATCAATACGATATTAAAGAAGTATATGTTGTGCCTGGTGATAGTGATATAGATTCGAATGTTAAAGTTGAAATTGGACGAGTTGCTGGACAATCGCTTGAGAAGAGATTACACAAGCATGCTATTGTCTCTGTAACAGGAGGATCTACAATGGCATCAGTGAGTGAATCGATGTCTCCGTTACCATATGAGGTCTTATTCGTTCCAGCACGTGGCGGTTTAGGTGAAAATGTTGTTTTTCAAGCCAATACGATATGCTCGTCTATGGCGAAACATACAAATGGAAGCTACACGACACTTTACGTACCAGAGCAAGTGAGTGACAAAACATATGATAACTTGTTAAGTGAACCGTCTGTCGTTCAAACATTGAATCGAATTAGAGAGTCACAGTTTATTATTCACGGTATTGGTGATGCGCTGAAAATGGCGAAAAGAAGACAATCGTCAAAAGAAGTGATTGATAAAATTCAACATCATCATGCAACAGGTGAAGCCTTTGGATATTATTTTGATCAAGAAGGTAATATTGTTCACAAAGTAAAAACGATTGGGATTCAACTTGAAGAAGTCCAATCAAAACCACATATTTTTGCTGTAGCAGGTGGTTCATCTAAAGGTTGTGCAATTAAAGCATACTTGCAGATAGCACCTAAAAATACCATCTTAATTACAGATGAAGCAGCAGCAAAAATGATAACCGAGAAATAA
- a CDS encoding TIGR01777 family oxidoreductase, producing the protein MTNYLISGGTGMVGRHLVNTLIQNNTNHVYILSRQSHQSDNTQVSYINWHETNWETKVPNIDVVINLAGATLNKRWTKEHKQLMMTSRLQSTRALYELFKNRTQKPSILFNASAMGYYPPSHTTVYTEQFKTLPHDILSEIVYQWERQASYFESLGTRVIYGRFGLILSQEGGALPMIQMPYQFMVGGKIGSGKQPYSWIHIDDLVRAILFLIDNPNASGPYNLTAPLPEAQNQFGKILGKVLNKPHYTYVPALIMRLTLGEMSKLVLDTQHVLPERLTHEGFRFEYPTLESALNNLYHS; encoded by the coding sequence ATGACAAATTATTTAATAAGCGGCGGAACTGGAATGGTAGGACGCCATCTCGTTAACACATTAATTCAAAACAATACGAATCACGTTTATATTCTTTCACGTCAATCTCATCAGTCTGATAATACTCAAGTGTCCTATATCAACTGGCACGAAACGAACTGGGAAACAAAAGTCCCTAACATTGATGTTGTCATCAACTTAGCCGGCGCTACACTTAATAAACGATGGACGAAAGAACATAAACAACTCATGATGACAAGTCGCCTTCAGTCTACTAGAGCACTTTATGAATTATTTAAAAATAGAACACAAAAACCTTCTATTTTATTTAACGCAAGTGCCATGGGGTATTATCCACCCTCTCATACGACTGTGTATACAGAACAGTTTAAAACGTTACCTCATGATATCTTGTCAGAAATTGTATATCAGTGGGAAAGACAAGCAAGTTATTTTGAAAGTTTAGGAACACGTGTTATTTACGGTCGATTTGGTCTTATTTTGTCCCAAGAAGGGGGTGCTTTACCTATGATTCAAATGCCATATCAATTCATGGTCGGTGGCAAAATAGGTAGTGGTAAGCAACCTTATTCATGGATTCATATCGACGATTTAGTACGTGCTATCCTCTTTTTAATTGACAATCCGAATGCATCAGGACCATATAATTTGACTGCGCCTTTACCAGAAGCGCAAAATCAATTTGGTAAAATTTTAGGAAAAGTACTAAATAAGCCTCATTATACTTATGTACCAGCGCTTATAATGCGATTAACACTTGGAGAAATGTCAAAACTTGTTTTAGATACTCAACATGTATTACCCGAACGTTTAACACACGAAGGATTCCGATTTGAATATCCAACTTTAGAAAGTGCTCTGAACAATTTATACCATTCATAG
- a CDS encoding phosphoglycerate kinase: MSKKDVTDVELKGKVVLVRADFNVPMKDGEITNDNRIVQALPTLQYIIEQGGKVVVFSHLGKVKEESDKEKLTLAPVAKRLSEKLGQDVTFIPETRGEKLENAIKGLNEGDVLMFENTRFEDVDGKKESKNDKELGQYWASLGDIFVNDAFGTAHREHASNVGIASNVEAVAGFLMEKEIKFIGGVVDNPNKPVVAILGGAKVSDKIGVIENLLKIADKVLIGGGMAYTFLKAQGKEIGLSLLEADKIDFAKDLLERAGDQIVLPVDAKVAKEFSNDADISTVSIDAIPEDEEAMDIGPETVALFKKQLEGANTVVWNGPMGVFEFSNFAQGTIGVCEAIADLKDATTIIGGGDSAAAAMQLGFEEDFTHISTGGGASLEYLEGKALPGIKAIANQ, encoded by the coding sequence ATGTCAAAAAAAGATGTAACAGATGTTGAATTAAAAGGGAAAGTCGTGCTTGTACGTGCTGACTTTAACGTCCCGATGAAAGACGGCGAAATCACAAATGATAACCGTATTGTTCAAGCATTACCAACTTTACAGTATATTATTGAGCAAGGTGGTAAAGTTGTTGTATTCTCACACTTAGGTAAAGTGAAAGAAGAAAGTGATAAAGAGAAATTAACTTTAGCACCCGTTGCAAAGCGTTTATCAGAAAAACTAGGACAAGATGTAACATTTATTCCTGAAACGCGCGGTGAAAAATTAGAAAACGCCATTAAAGGTTTAAATGAAGGCGATGTGCTCATGTTTGAAAATACGCGTTTTGAAGATGTAGATGGTAAAAAAGAGTCTAAAAATGATAAAGAATTAGGACAATACTGGGCGTCACTTGGAGATATTTTTGTAAATGACGCGTTCGGTACGGCTCACCGTGAGCATGCATCAAACGTTGGTATCGCATCAAATGTTGAAGCTGTTGCTGGCTTTTTAATGGAAAAAGAAATCAAGTTTATCGGTGGTGTTGTTGACAATCCAAACAAACCGGTTGTTGCCATTTTGGGTGGTGCAAAAGTATCAGACAAAATCGGTGTGATTGAAAACTTACTTAAAATTGCAGACAAAGTATTAATCGGTGGCGGAATGGCATATACATTCTTAAAAGCGCAAGGCAAAGAAATTGGTCTGTCATTATTAGAAGCGGATAAGATTGACTTTGCAAAAGATTTATTAGAGAGAGCTGGAGATCAAATTGTCTTACCAGTTGATGCAAAGGTTGCGAAAGAATTTTCAAATGATGCAGATATCTCTACTGTTTCAATTGATGCAATTCCAGAAGATGAGGAAGCAATGGACATTGGACCTGAAACAGTTGCATTATTTAAAAAGCAACTTGAAGGCGCAAACACAGTCGTATGGAATGGACCGATGGGTGTATTTGAATTCAGTAATTTTGCCCAAGGTACAATCGGTGTATGTGAAGCAATTGCAGATCTTAAAGATGCCACTACGATTATTGGCGGAGGAGATTCAGCTGCAGCGGCTATGCAACTCGGTTTTGAAGAAGACTTTACACATATTTCTACTGGTGGTGGTGCATCATTAGAGTACTTAGAGGGTAAAGCATTACCAGGTATTAAAGCCATCGCAAATCAATAA
- the gap gene encoding type I glyceraldehyde-3-phosphate dehydrogenase has product MAVKVAINGFGRIGRLAFRRIQESENIEVVAVNDLTDDDMLAHLLKYDTMQGRFTEEVEVIDGGFRVNGKEVKSFSEPEPKNLPWKELGVDVVLECTGFFTDKDKAEAHIEAGAKKVLISAPAKGDLKTIVFNVNHEELDGSETVVSGASCTTNSLAPVAKTLHDQFGIVEGLMTTIHAYTGDQNTQDSPHRKGDKRRARAAAENIIPNSTGAAKAIGLVIPEIAGKLDGGAQRVPVATGSLTELTVVLDKEVSVEEVNQAMKDATNESFGYTEDEIVSSDVIGMTFGALFDATQTRVMTVGDRQLVKVASWYDNEMSYTAQLVRTLEYLASHAK; this is encoded by the coding sequence ATGGCAGTAAAAGTAGCAATTAACGGATTTGGAAGAATAGGACGTTTAGCATTTAGAAGAATTCAAGAATCTGAAAATATCGAGGTAGTTGCTGTTAACGACTTAACTGACGACGACATGCTTGCACACCTTTTAAAATATGACACTATGCAAGGACGTTTTACTGAAGAAGTTGAGGTAATTGATGGTGGTTTCCGAGTAAATGGTAAAGAAGTGAAATCATTCTCAGAACCAGAACCTAAAAACTTACCTTGGAAAGAACTTGGTGTAGATGTTGTATTAGAATGTACAGGTTTCTTCACTGATAAAGATAAAGCTGAAGCACATATCGAAGCAGGTGCTAAAAAAGTATTAATTTCAGCACCAGCTAAAGGTGATCTTAAAACAATCGTATTCAACGTAAACCACGAAGAATTAGACGGATCTGAAACAGTTGTTTCTGGTGCATCATGTACAACAAACTCTTTAGCACCAGTAGCTAAAACATTACACGATCAATTTGGTATCGTTGAAGGTTTAATGACTACAATTCACGCTTATACAGGTGACCAAAATACGCAAGACTCACCACACAGAAAAGGTGACAAACGTCGTGCACGTGCTGCTGCTGAAAATATTATTCCTAACTCAACTGGTGCAGCTAAAGCAATCGGCCTTGTTATTCCTGAAATTGCTGGTAAATTAGATGGTGGTGCACAACGTGTTCCAGTTGCAACAGGTTCTTTAACAGAATTAACAGTTGTATTAGATAAAGAAGTTTCAGTAGAAGAAGTAAACCAAGCTATGAAAGATGCGACAAACGAATCATTTGGTTACACTGAAGATGAAATTGTATCATCAGACGTTATTGGTATGACATTCGGTGCATTATTTGATGCGACACAAACGCGTGTTATGACAGTAGGCGATCGTCAACTCGTTAAAGTTGCTTCTTGGTATGACAATGAAATGTCATATACTGCACAATTAGTTCGTACTTTAGAATATTTAGCAAGTCACGCTAAGTAA
- a CDS encoding DUF4887 domain-containing protein, with product MAYPNRNNQGPNYRGDGDSKSKKKLTGCLSIVVLIILLGGLVFAIFSFVDQSHKSEERLRDKSIEEQQKKRDEQIQKEKERKAREERERIQSIEEAKRSQEASIQAEEANRINQQRRQMNTNQNNTQQSNEPRERTEERAKEEETSTEEKSVEKPSNESSSEEGRNRAQTDQATEQRPAPSTEQNQSSSQVTQEVPTPQNQTGQQPQSNRTAESQQRNQSGENNR from the coding sequence ATGGCGTACCCAAATAGAAATAACCAAGGTCCTAATTATAGAGGAGATGGTGACTCAAAAAGCAAGAAAAAACTAACAGGTTGTCTAAGTATAGTGGTGTTAATCATATTGCTAGGTGGTTTAGTGTTTGCTATTTTCTCATTTGTAGATCAATCCCATAAAAGTGAAGAAAGACTTAGAGATAAATCTATAGAAGAGCAACAAAAAAAGCGTGATGAGCAAATTCAAAAAGAAAAAGAGAGAAAAGCACGTGAAGAAAGAGAAAGAATTCAGAGTATTGAAGAAGCAAAGCGCTCACAAGAAGCCTCTATTCAAGCAGAAGAAGCGAATAGAATCAATCAACAACGCCGTCAAATGAATACAAATCAAAATAATACACAACAATCGAATGAGCCACGAGAGCGGACTGAAGAGCGTGCTAAAGAAGAGGAAACATCGACTGAAGAAAAAAGTGTAGAAAAGCCTTCAAATGAGTCGAGTTCAGAAGAGGGAAGAAATAGGGCGCAAACAGATCAAGCAACTGAGCAGAGACCGGCACCCTCAACTGAACAGAATCAATCATCATCTCAAGTAACACAAGAAGTACCAACACCTCAAAATCAAACTGGACAACAACCGCAATCCAATCGTACAGCGGAATCACAACAACGAAATCAATCAGGTGAAAACAATCGATAA
- the gpmI gene encoding 2,3-bisphosphoglycerate-independent phosphoglycerate mutase codes for MAKKPTALIILDGFANREETHGNAVKLAHKPNFDRYYEMYPTTQIEASGLDVGLPEGQMGNSEVGHMNIGAGRIVYQSLTRINKAIEDGDFFDNNVLNQSIDHALKNHSALHVFGLLSDGGVHSHYKHLFAILKLAKQKGLEKVYVHAFLDGRDVDQKSALTYIDETEQQFEAIGVGQFASVAGRYYAMDRDKRWDREHKAYDAIRNFSDVKYTSARAGVEANYEAGLTDEFVEPFVVQGQNNGVSDGDAVIFYNFRPDRAAQLSEIFTNKAFDGFEVEQVDDLFYATFTKYNDQVDAHIVFEKVDLTNTIGEVAQDNNLTQLRIAETEKYPHVTYFMSGGRNELFEGERRRLIDSPKVATYDLKPEMSAYEVRDALLEELNKGDLDLIILNFANPDMVGHSGMLEPTIKAIEAVDECLGAVVDKILEMDGHAIITADHGNSDEVLTADDQPMTTHTTNPVPVIVTKPNIELRETGRLGDLAPTLIDLLGVKQPEDMTGESLIKH; via the coding sequence ATGGCAAAAAAACCGACAGCACTTATTATTCTAGATGGTTTTGCAAATCGTGAAGAGACTCACGGGAATGCTGTTAAATTAGCACATAAGCCTAATTTTGATCGTTATTATGAGATGTATCCGACGACTCAAATAGAGGCAAGTGGCTTAGATGTCGGACTTCCAGAGGGACAAATGGGTAACTCAGAAGTTGGACATATGAATATTGGCGCTGGACGCATTGTTTATCAAAGTTTAACGCGCATTAACAAAGCAATTGAAGATGGAGATTTCTTTGATAACAACGTTTTAAATCAATCCATAGACCATGCTTTAAAAAATCATTCAGCATTGCATGTTTTCGGTCTTTTATCTGATGGCGGTGTACACAGTCACTACAAACACCTATTTGCTATTTTAAAATTAGCTAAACAAAAAGGCTTGGAAAAGGTGTATGTTCATGCATTTTTAGACGGTCGTGATGTGGATCAAAAATCGGCATTGACGTACATTGATGAGACTGAACAACAATTTGAAGCTATTGGTGTTGGTCAATTTGCCTCTGTTGCTGGTCGTTACTATGCAATGGACCGTGATAAACGCTGGGATCGTGAGCACAAAGCATATGATGCGATTCGCAACTTTAGTGATGTGAAATATACTTCTGCTCGAGCTGGTGTGGAAGCGAACTATGAAGCAGGTTTAACAGATGAATTTGTTGAACCGTTCGTAGTACAAGGTCAAAATAATGGTGTCAGTGACGGGGATGCAGTCATTTTCTATAATTTCCGACCAGACCGTGCTGCACAATTATCAGAAATTTTTACGAATAAAGCATTCGACGGCTTTGAAGTGGAGCAAGTGGATGATTTATTCTACGCGACATTTACAAAATACAACGATCAAGTTGATGCACACATTGTGTTTGAAAAAGTAGACTTAACAAATACAATTGGTGAAGTAGCACAAGATAATAACCTGACACAACTTAGAATTGCAGAAACTGAAAAATACCCACACGTGACTTATTTTATGAGTGGTGGACGTAATGAGCTATTTGAAGGTGAGCGTCGTCGTTTAATTGATTCACCTAAAGTAGCAACATATGACTTAAAGCCCGAAATGAGTGCCTACGAAGTCCGTGATGCATTGTTAGAAGAGCTTAATAAAGGTGACTTAGACCTTATTATCTTAAACTTTGCGAACCCAGACATGGTAGGTCATAGTGGAATGTTAGAACCAACAATCAAAGCGATTGAAGCGGTGGATGAGTGCTTAGGTGCAGTTGTTGATAAGATTCTTGAGATGGATGGTCATGCCATTATTACAGCTGATCATGGTAACTCAGATGAAGTTTTAACAGCGGATGATCAACCGATGACTACACACACGACAAACCCAGTTCCAGTTATCGTAACTAAGCCTAATATCGAATTGAGAGAAACTGGACGACTAGGTGACTTAGCACCAACACTAATCGATTTGCTAGGTGTTAAACAGCCTGAAGATATGACAGGCGAATCATTAATCAAACATTA
- the tpiA gene encoding triose-phosphate isomerase encodes MRKPIIAGNWKMNKTVKEAKEFVQSLPALPDTEEVESVICAPTIQLDALISLTKEGVASGLKIGAQNTYFEDSGAFTGETSPVALEDLGVQYVVIGHSERRELFHETDEDINKKAHAVFNHNMTPIICVGETDEERENGKANEIVEGQVQKALEGLSDDQIKRVVIAYEPIWAIGTGKSSTAKDANEMCQAVRQTIAQLTSDEVSQAVRIQYGGSVKPNNIKEYMAKEHIDGALVGGASLKVEDYVQLLEGAK; translated from the coding sequence TTGAGAAAACCAATTATTGCAGGTAACTGGAAAATGAATAAAACTGTTAAAGAAGCGAAAGAATTTGTTCAATCTTTACCAGCGTTGCCAGATACAGAAGAGGTGGAGTCAGTAATTTGTGCGCCTACAATTCAATTAGATGCGTTGATTTCACTGACAAAAGAAGGTGTAGCGTCTGGTTTGAAAATCGGAGCACAAAATACGTACTTTGAAGACAGTGGTGCATTTACAGGTGAAACATCACCGGTCGCGTTAGAAGATCTTGGGGTTCAATATGTTGTGATTGGGCACTCAGAACGACGTGAACTTTTCCATGAAACAGACGAAGACATTAATAAGAAAGCACATGCAGTGTTTAATCATAACATGACGCCTATTATTTGCGTTGGTGAAACAGATGAAGAACGTGAAAATGGTAAAGCAAATGAAATCGTTGAAGGTCAAGTTCAAAAAGCACTAGAAGGGTTATCAGACGACCAAATTAAGCGTGTTGTTATTGCTTATGAACCAATTTGGGCAATCGGTACTGGTAAATCATCAACAGCTAAAGATGCTAATGAGATGTGCCAAGCAGTACGCCAAACTATTGCTCAATTAACAAGTGACGAAGTATCTCAAGCAGTTCGAATTCAGTACGGTGGTAGCGTAAAACCTAACAATATTAAAGAATACATGGCAAAAGAGCATATCGATGGTGCATTAGTAGGTGGCGCATCACTTAAAGTGGAAGATTATGTTCAATTGTTAGAAGGTGCAAAATAA